From one Perca fluviatilis chromosome 10, GENO_Pfluv_1.0, whole genome shotgun sequence genomic stretch:
- the kcnk4a gene encoding potassium channel subfamily K member 4: protein MRCTTLLALLTGVVLYLVMGALVFGTLEYPEESLAYKDLLTTKKTFLDNNTCVTEEDFRKLVKGVVSAVEAGLDVNNLPQNFTSRWDLASAIFFCGTIITTIGFGNLSPRTWYGQLFCVCYALVGIPMFGILLAGVGDHMGTVLRRAVAKIETLFLKRKVRPTTVRVISAVLSILIGCLIFLAVPTVVFQKVEQWSFLESLYFVVITLTTVGFGDYVPGGGGGWFFKPLVWLWIVFGLAYFASILTMIGNWLRVLSKRTRAEMEELRAHATDWTQNIQNMSMDFRIPNPLEFNDPFLLQRRRWKRSERRRIRRGAEGTLGYLARGGSENGHLPNRWAGLSGSMSQLEAHSSLERALVAKSRARVSAAGVGTAPRVAPALRVDNAVGLQVEGRSFPHLLTRSFSLPVAHSTLELDSAGAAMQGGCLTGSESSFDSRSDASSVSSSSLALCKFPPCHTVSSMEVGGVKATDMNTAQEKDQLIPAKKCGTVDYKSYRHAPVRFSPLPSSSPPSRHPIHLPSPPLHAASLPSCQLLDFFGENLAYIDESSDTLSDRAQPGAREERRRRPRKPKRKSMRRQLSHRWSPMQVRRPNSDMQPPSNPPTPPPDSSLSDVPRSENQAGSAPTL, encoded by the exons ATGCGGTGTACAACCCTGTTGGCCCTGCTGACGGGGGTTGTGCTGTACCTGGTGATGGGAGCGCTTGTTTTCGGCACCCTTGAGTACCCTGAGGAGAGTTTGGCATACAAAGACCTGCTCACTACCAAGAAGACCTTCCTGGATAATAACACCTGTGTCACTGAGGAGGACTTCCGCAAGCTTGTGAAG GGAGTGGTGTCTGCGGTTGAGGCAGGCCTGGATGTGAACAACCTTCCTCAAAACTTCACCAGTCGCTGGGACCTGGCCTCCGCCATCTTCTTCTGTGGTACCATCATTACAACCATAG GTTTTGGGAACCTGTCTCCTCGGACGTGGTACGGCCAGTTGTTCTGCGTGTGCTACGCCCTGGTGGGCATCCCCATGTTTGGCATACTGCTCGCTGGAGTGGGTGACCACATGGGCACAGTGCTGCGGAGAGCTGTGGCCAAGATTGAGACCCTCTTCCTG aagcGTAAGGTCAGGCCGACCACTGTGCGCGTGATCTCAGCGGTCCTCTCTATCCTGATTGGTTGTCTGATCTTCCTCGCCGTGCCAACAGTCGTGTTTCAGAAAGTGGAGCAATGGTCATTTCTAGAGTCACTCTACTTTGTGGTCATCACCCTCACTACTGTTGGCTTCGGAGACTACGTACCAG gtggtggtggtggctggTTCTTCAAGCCTCTGGTGTGGTTGTGGATAGTGTTTGGTCTTGCCTACTTTGCCTCCATTCTCACCATGATAGGCAACTGGCTGAGGGTGCTGTCTAAGAGGACCCGCGCTGAG atgGAGGAGTTGAGGGCCCACGCTACAGACTGGACCCAGAACATCCAGAACATGTCCATGGACTTCCGCATCCCTAACCCTCTGGAGTTTAACGACCCTTTCCTCCTGCAGCGCCGGCGCTGGAAACGCAGTGAGCGTCGGCGCATCCGTCGGGGAGCCGAGGGTACTCTGGGGTACTTGGCTCGAGGAGGATCTGAGAATGGACACCTGCCGAACCGCTGGGCCGGCCTCTCTGGCTCCATGAGCCAGCTGGAGGCCCATTCGTCTCTTGAGAGGGCGTTGGTGGCCAAGTCCAGGGCACGGGTCAGTGCTGCTGGAGTTGGAACGGCCCCGAGAGTAGCGCCTGCATTGAGGGTTGACAATGCTGTGGGCCTGCAGGTGGAGGGCAGGTCGTTTCCTCACCTGCTGACCCGCTCATTCTCCCTCCCTGTGGCCCACTCCACCTTAGAGCTGGACTCTGCAGGTGCAGCCATGCAGGGAGGATGCCTCACTGGATCTGAGTCTTCTTTTGACTCCAGATCAGACGCCTCCTCGGTCTCCTCGTCCTCCTTGGCACTCTGCAAGTTCCCGCCCTGCCATACAGTCAGCAGCATGGAGGTGGGAGGAGTGAAAGCCACAGACATGAACACAGCACAAGAGAAAgaccagctgattccagcaaaGAAATGTGGAACAGTAGACTACAAAAGCTACAGACATGCACCTGTTCGCTTCTCCCCTCTTCCTTCTTCTAGCCCTCCTTCTCGCCACCCAATTCACCTGCCCTCACCTCCCCTCCACGCAGCCTCCTTACCCAGCTGCCAGCTGCTGGATTTCTTCGGAGAGAATCTGGCATACATTGACGAGTCCTCGGACACTCTGAGTGACCGCGCACAGCCAGGagcaagagaggagaggaggagacggCCACGTAAGCCAAAGAGGAAGAGCATGAGGAGGCAGCTGTCACACAGGTGGAGCCCAATGCAGGTGAGGAGGCCCAACAGTGACATGCAGCCGCCGTCGAACCCCCCCACACCACCTCCAGACTCCTCTCTTTCAGACGTGCCCCGATCAGAGAACCAGGCCGGTTCAGCTCCGACACTCTGA